The Croceicoccus marinus genome contains a region encoding:
- a CDS encoding 2Fe-2S iron-sulfur cluster-binding protein produces the protein MPITVNSQTHELPDDPRVSLLDFLRGDLGLNGTKKGCDHGQCGACTVIVNGMRINSCLSLAALHDGDAVTTIEGLGTPADPSALQLAFVEHDGFQCGYCTPGQICSATAMMDEIANGWPSDASDDLTGKIEFSGEEIRERMSGNLCRCGAYSNIVKAIEAVREAQS, from the coding sequence TTGCCCATCACCGTAAATTCCCAAACCCATGAGCTGCCCGACGATCCGCGCGTCAGCCTGCTCGACTTCCTGCGCGGCGACCTGGGGCTGAACGGCACCAAGAAAGGCTGCGACCACGGCCAGTGCGGTGCGTGCACCGTCATCGTGAACGGCATGCGCATCAACAGCTGCCTGTCGCTCGCCGCGCTGCATGACGGCGATGCCGTCACCACGATCGAGGGGTTGGGCACGCCCGCCGACCCGTCGGCTCTGCAGCTTGCCTTCGTCGAGCATGACGGCTTCCAGTGCGGCTATTGCACGCCCGGACAGATCTGTTCGGCGACGGCCATGATGGACGAGATCGCCAATGGCTGGCCCAGCGACGCCAGCGACGATCTCACCGGCAAGATCGAATTCAGCGGAGAGGAAATCCGCGAACGCATGAGCGGCAATCTGTGCCGCTGCGGCGCCTATTCCAACATCGTCAAGGCCATCGAAGCCGTGCGGGAGGCGCAATCGTGA
- a CDS encoding thiamine pyrophosphate-requiring protein — protein sequence MAQTVSEFVWDRLHEWGVRRIFGYPGDGINGLIGALDKQRDRFEFVQVRHEEMAAFMASAHAKFTGELGVCLATSGPGASHLLTGLYDARMDHMPVLAIVGQQARTAIGSHYQQELDMAAMFKDVAGAFTGYAMVPAQVRHLVDRAVRIAMGDRRVTALVFPNDLQEEEMAQPPRKHGAVFSGVGWSRPRIVPMQSDLERAAEVLNTGSKVAMLIGAGCKGAAPQVRAIADRLGAGCAKALLGKDVLPDDLPWVTGSIGLLGTKTSSDMMAQCDTLLMLGSGFLYAEFLPKEGQARGVQVDIDPGMLSIRFPHDVNLQGDVVSTIDALLPLLQPKTDTGWRDTIADWKRDWEETLRDRAMVDADPVNPQRVFTELSPRVPDRAILTSDSGSCANWYARDVYIREGMMASLSGGLASMGAAVPYAIAAKFAHPDRPVIAMVGDGAMQMNNMAELITVSKYWRKWSNPTFVVCVLNNCDLNQVTWEQRVMEGNPKSGMTQELPDVPYHQFARMIGLEGIFVDDPDQLGTAWEQALALDRPCVLEVRTDPEVPPLPPHISFEQARSFMTTAMKGDPEQLDMLKGSVKQLFSSVVSDD from the coding sequence ATGGCGCAGACCGTATCCGAATTCGTGTGGGACCGACTGCATGAATGGGGCGTCCGCCGCATCTTCGGCTATCCGGGCGACGGCATCAACGGGCTGATCGGCGCGCTCGACAAGCAGCGCGACCGGTTCGAATTCGTGCAGGTCAGGCACGAGGAGATGGCCGCCTTCATGGCCAGCGCCCACGCAAAGTTCACGGGCGAGCTGGGGGTCTGCCTAGCGACGTCGGGGCCGGGGGCGTCGCATCTGCTGACCGGGCTGTACGATGCGCGCATGGATCACATGCCGGTGCTGGCCATCGTGGGGCAGCAGGCACGCACCGCGATCGGATCGCATTACCAGCAGGAACTGGACATGGCGGCGATGTTCAAGGACGTCGCCGGGGCGTTCACCGGCTATGCCATGGTGCCCGCGCAGGTGCGCCACCTTGTCGACCGGGCAGTGCGGATCGCGATGGGCGACCGCCGCGTGACGGCATTGGTCTTCCCGAACGACCTGCAGGAAGAGGAGATGGCGCAGCCGCCGCGCAAGCATGGCGCGGTCTTTTCGGGCGTAGGCTGGTCGCGCCCGCGCATCGTGCCGATGCAATCGGACCTGGAACGCGCGGCCGAGGTGCTGAACACCGGCAGCAAGGTCGCCATGCTGATCGGCGCCGGGTGCAAGGGCGCCGCGCCGCAGGTCAGGGCCATCGCCGACCGGCTGGGCGCGGGCTGCGCCAAGGCGCTGCTGGGCAAGGACGTCCTGCCCGACGATCTGCCCTGGGTGACCGGCTCTATCGGGCTGCTGGGCACGAAGACCAGTTCGGACATGATGGCGCAGTGCGATACATTGCTGATGCTGGGCAGCGGCTTTCTCTATGCGGAATTCCTGCCCAAGGAAGGACAGGCGCGCGGCGTGCAGGTGGACATCGATCCCGGCATGCTGTCGATCCGCTTTCCGCATGACGTCAATCTGCAGGGCGATGTCGTGTCGACCATCGACGCGCTGCTCCCCCTGTTGCAGCCAAAGACCGATACCGGCTGGCGCGACACCATCGCCGACTGGAAGCGCGACTGGGAGGAGACCCTGCGCGACCGCGCCATGGTGGATGCCGACCCGGTCAATCCGCAAAGGGTGTTCACCGAACTGTCGCCCCGCGTGCCCGACCGGGCGATCCTGACCAGCGATTCCGGGTCCTGCGCCAACTGGTATGCCCGCGACGTCTATATTCGCGAGGGGATGATGGCCTCGCTCTCGGGCGGGCTGGCGTCGATGGGGGCTGCGGTGCCCTATGCCATCGCGGCCAAGTTCGCCCATCCCGACCGCCCGGTGATCGCCATGGTCGGCGACGGGGCGATGCAGATGAACAACATGGCCGAGCTGATCACCGTGTCCAAATACTGGCGAAAGTGGAGCAACCCGACCTTCGTGGTCTGCGTGCTGAACAATTGCGACCTCAACCAGGTCACATGGGAACAGCGCGTGATGGAGGGCAATCCCAAGTCCGGGATGACGCAGGAGCTGCCCGACGTGCCCTATCACCAGTTCGCCAGGATGATTGGGCTCGAAGGCATCTTCGTCGACGATCCCGACCAGCTTGGCACCGCGTGGGAGCAGGCGCTGGCGCTGGACAGGCCATGCGTGCTGGAAGTAAGGACCGATCCCGAAGTGCCGCCGCTGCCCCCGCATATCAGCTTCGAGCAGGCCAGGTCCTTCATGACCACGGCGATGAAGGGCGATCCCGAACAGCTCGACATGCTGAAGGGCAGCGTGAAGCAGCTGTTCAGCTCGGTGGTGTCGGACGACTGA
- a CDS encoding SDR family oxidoreductase, with the protein MEKQEHRPPVVVITGASAGVGRATARRFARDGAHIGLIARGMDGLKGAKDDIERLGGKALICQCDVSDYEAVEHAADAIEEAFGPIDIWINAAFAGVLAPFMDMDMDDYHRVTEVTYHGQVHGTMAALKRMVRRDRGHVVLVGSALAYRGIPLQSAYCGAKHAIQGFHDSLRSELLHAGSKVRTTMVQLPGVNTPQFDWIRTTLPGKPRPASPPYQPEIAAEAIHFAAHSGRKSVKLGWPTLKAIWGDRLASPLVDRYLARTGIKGQQAATPVSPDRKDNLYEPVPGDHGAHGRFDDEARTRSSQLWITKHRALLGAAAVILGGMGLLGTRAGR; encoded by the coding sequence ATGGAAAAGCAAGAGCACCGCCCGCCAGTCGTCGTCATCACCGGAGCATCTGCTGGCGTGGGCCGTGCAACCGCTCGCCGCTTCGCGCGCGACGGCGCGCACATCGGTCTGATCGCGCGCGGCATGGACGGGCTGAAGGGTGCGAAGGACGATATCGAAAGGCTGGGCGGCAAGGCGCTGATCTGCCAGTGCGACGTCAGCGATTACGAGGCAGTGGAACATGCCGCCGATGCTATCGAAGAAGCGTTCGGCCCGATCGACATCTGGATCAATGCCGCCTTCGCGGGCGTGCTCGCACCATTCATGGACATGGACATGGATGATTACCACCGCGTCACCGAGGTAACCTATCACGGCCAGGTCCACGGCACGATGGCAGCGCTAAAGCGCATGGTGCGGCGCGATCGCGGCCATGTCGTGCTGGTCGGCAGCGCGCTCGCCTATCGCGGCATTCCGCTGCAATCGGCCTATTGCGGGGCCAAGCATGCGATCCAGGGTTTTCACGATTCCCTGCGCAGCGAACTGCTGCATGCCGGGTCGAAGGTGCGGACCACCATGGTGCAATTGCCGGGCGTCAACACGCCGCAGTTCGATTGGATCCGCACGACCTTGCCGGGCAAGCCGCGCCCCGCCAGCCCGCCCTATCAGCCAGAGATCGCGGCCGAGGCGATCCATTTCGCAGCGCATTCGGGCCGCAAGTCGGTCAAGCTTGGGTGGCCCACGCTGAAGGCGATCTGGGGCGACCGGCTGGCTTCGCCGCTGGTCGATCGCTATCTCGCGCGGACTGGCATCAAGGGGCAGCAAGCCGCCACGCCGGTATCGCCCGACCGCAAGGACAATCTATACGAACCCGTGCCGGGCGACCACGGCGCCCACGGGCGCTTCGACGACGAGGCGCGGACCCGCAGCAGCCAGCTATGGATCACGAAACATCGCGCCCTGCTGGGCGCTGCGGCGGTAATCCTTGGCGGCATGGGCCTGCTCGGCACGCGGGCTGGGCGCTAG
- a CDS encoding FAD binding domain-containing protein: MKPFDLQRADSLAHASQLCAGDASKPIGGGTNLVDLLKLEVETPDTLVDINRLPMAGIDPIDGGGLRIGALASNTAVAVDDRVRADWPVLSRAILAGATQQLRNRATTGGNLCQRTRCYYFTNIDQPCNKREPGSGCGAIDGIARLHAVLGTSDQCIATYPGDMAVAMAALDAAVEIASENGKSRSVPVRDFHRLPGDTPWRDNVLEEGEIITGVTLPAPVEGKQIYRKVRERSSYAFALVSVAAVVAMDEGGLISRADLAFGGLAHKPWHDPRIAELLVGKAPDEALFDKAAGLLLEDAQGYGENDFKIPLARRTLKAVLGEATGTSS; encoded by the coding sequence GTGAAACCATTCGACCTACAACGCGCGGACAGCCTCGCGCATGCCTCGCAGCTTTGCGCCGGCGATGCGTCGAAGCCGATCGGCGGCGGGACCAATCTGGTCGACCTGCTGAAGCTCGAGGTCGAGACGCCGGACACGCTGGTCGACATCAATCGCCTGCCGATGGCGGGGATCGATCCGATCGACGGAGGCGGCCTGCGCATTGGTGCGCTGGCCAGCAACACGGCGGTGGCGGTCGACGACCGGGTGCGTGCCGACTGGCCCGTCCTGTCGCGCGCCATCCTGGCCGGGGCCACCCAGCAACTGCGCAATCGCGCGACGACCGGCGGCAATCTGTGCCAGCGGACGCGCTGCTATTACTTCACCAATATCGACCAGCCCTGCAACAAGCGTGAGCCCGGGTCCGGCTGCGGCGCTATCGACGGCATCGCCCGCCTGCACGCCGTACTGGGAACCAGCGATCAGTGCATCGCGACCTATCCCGGCGACATGGCGGTGGCGATGGCGGCACTGGACGCGGCTGTCGAGATCGCGAGCGAGAACGGCAAGTCGCGCAGTGTGCCGGTCCGCGACTTCCACCGCCTGCCGGGCGATACGCCATGGCGCGACAACGTGCTGGAAGAAGGCGAGATCATTACCGGCGTAACGCTGCCAGCGCCGGTGGAAGGCAAGCAGATCTATCGCAAGGTACGCGAGCGTTCCTCCTATGCCTTCGCGCTTGTCTCGGTCGCGGCAGTCGTCGCCATGGACGAAGGCGGATTGATCAGCCGCGCCGATCTGGCGTTCGGCGGCCTGGCCCACAAGCCGTGGCACGATCCTCGCATCGCCGAGCTGCTGGTCGGCAAGGCGCCGGACGAGGCGCTGTTCGACAAGGCCGCCGGCCTGCTGCTGGAAGACGCGCAGGGATACGGCGAGAACGATTTCAAGATACCGCTTGCCCGGCGCACGCTGAAGGCCGTGCTGGGCGAAGCAACGGGGACATCATCGTGA
- a CDS encoding CinA family protein, translating to MSEGIPRATLEKARALCELAESRGIALVAAESCTGGLLSSLLTDLKGVSHVFERGFVVYSKAAKCDLLGIDRALVENCGAVSRETAHAMARGAMRRSPADVGVAITGFAGPAGDDDEEGLVHLCSFRKLDGGDSRLMHREEHFGAIGRDGVRARAVDVAVDMMIDAIGVDAARKEQDHRG from the coding sequence GTGAGCGAAGGCATACCCCGGGCGACGTTGGAAAAGGCCAGGGCGCTGTGCGAGCTGGCCGAAAGCAGAGGCATTGCGCTTGTCGCGGCCGAAAGCTGCACCGGCGGCTTGCTCTCGTCGCTGCTGACCGACCTGAAGGGCGTCAGCCATGTGTTCGAACGCGGCTTCGTGGTCTATTCCAAGGCCGCCAAATGCGACCTGCTGGGCATCGACCGCGCGCTGGTCGAGAATTGCGGAGCGGTCAGCCGCGAAACGGCGCATGCCATGGCGCGCGGCGCGATGCGGCGTTCCCCCGCCGACGTCGGCGTCGCGATCACCGGCTTTGCGGGCCCGGCAGGCGACGATGACGAGGAAGGGCTCGTCCATTTGTGCAGCTTCCGCAAGCTGGACGGCGGGGACAGCCGCCTTATGCATCGCGAGGAGCATTTCGGCGCGATCGGCCGCGACGGAGTTCGCGCGAGGGCGGTCGATGTAGCGGTCGACATGATGATCGATGCCATTGGCGTCGATGCAGCCAGGAAGGAACAGGATCATCGCGGATAA
- a CDS encoding MFS transporter — MASVAAIAKPLGRYRWGICALLFAVITINYIDRQIIGVLKPVIEEDMGWSEVDYGNIVTAFQASYGIGLLVVGRLLDRVGTRRGMAIAIAVWSIAACLHAAARNVLHFILARIVLGAAESAAYPGAVKSIAEWFPKRERALGVGLLNAGANVGVLLTPVIAIGLAGAFGWRTAFIATGLLGFVVLWLWLRFFRQPHLHTAVTDEERTWIDQDGEEPATELLSWRSAIRQRQAWFFICGKFFTDPVWYLFLFWLPDLLAKTQGMELFPTAESGIFATIGPALVGVYLLADIGSIAGGWLSSHLIARGWSINRARKTTLLCAALLALPLVTVASAPSPMVAVLLIGMGTAAHQAFSSNIFTMIADMYPRRAVATVLGMGGAAGAIGGILMSQVTGWTLELTGSYVPIVLYAGLAYALALLCIHLLVPRMDPAPVAAAKQD, encoded by the coding sequence ATGGCGTCCGTCGCCGCGATCGCGAAGCCGCTTGGCCGCTACAGGTGGGGCATCTGCGCGCTCCTCTTTGCCGTGATCACGATCAATTACATCGACCGGCAGATCATCGGCGTGCTGAAGCCCGTGATCGAGGAGGACATGGGCTGGTCCGAGGTCGATTACGGCAACATCGTTACCGCCTTCCAGGCCAGCTATGGCATCGGGCTGCTGGTGGTGGGACGGCTGCTCGACCGGGTGGGGACGCGGCGCGGCATGGCCATCGCGATCGCGGTCTGGAGCATCGCGGCCTGCCTGCATGCCGCGGCGCGCAACGTGCTGCATTTCATCCTTGCACGCATCGTACTGGGCGCGGCGGAAAGCGCCGCCTATCCCGGCGCGGTCAAGTCCATCGCCGAATGGTTTCCCAAGCGGGAACGCGCGCTGGGCGTCGGCCTGCTGAACGCGGGCGCCAATGTCGGCGTGCTGCTGACCCCCGTGATCGCGATCGGCCTTGCCGGCGCGTTCGGCTGGCGCACGGCCTTCATCGCGACCGGGTTGCTGGGGTTCGTGGTCCTGTGGCTGTGGCTCCGCTTCTTCCGCCAGCCGCACCTGCACACCGCCGTCACGGACGAGGAGCGGACATGGATCGACCAGGACGGCGAGGAGCCCGCCACCGAACTGCTCAGCTGGCGCAGCGCGATCCGCCAGCGGCAGGCGTGGTTCTTCATCTGCGGCAAGTTCTTCACCGATCCCGTCTGGTACCTGTTCCTGTTCTGGCTTCCCGACCTGCTCGCCAAGACGCAGGGGATGGAACTGTTCCCCACTGCCGAGAGCGGCATCTTCGCCACCATCGGTCCGGCGCTGGTCGGGGTCTATCTGCTGGCCGACATCGGCTCGATCGCGGGTGGATGGCTGTCGTCGCACCTGATCGCGCGCGGATGGAGCATCAACAGGGCGCGCAAGACGACGCTGCTGTGCGCGGCCTTGCTGGCGCTGCCGCTGGTAACGGTGGCCAGCGCGCCCAGCCCGATGGTGGCTGTGCTGCTGATCGGAATGGGCACCGCGGCGCACCAGGCGTTCAGCTCGAACATCTTCACCATGATCGCCGACATGTATCCGCGGCGCGCTGTGGCAACAGTACTGGGAATGGGCGGGGCAGCCGGAGCCATAGGCGGCATATTGATGTCGCAGGTGACGGGCTGGACGCTGGAACTGACGGGGTCCTATGTTCCCATCGTGCTCTATGCGGGCCTGGCCTATGCGCTGGCGCTGCTGTGCATCCATCTGCTGGTTCCCCGGATGGACCCTGCACCCGTCGCGGCCGCGAAGCAGGACTGA
- a CDS encoding xanthine dehydrogenase family protein molybdopterin-binding subunit, with the protein MTVHFKQDEPDTRNLLDRGSQDIIGKALSRPEGLAKVTGTAPYAAEYHAEDTLTGVLVTAPFTKGTITGIDKKKALEMDGVVAVIDDMRMTVRPAQGGAGESPEQQPSHIDYFGQPFALVVATSFEKATHAAKHLPFSYEADDLGDIPLDPEDMETEEDDGNVRAGDLAHAMATAPHTVDLTYVTHGHASAAMEPHAALAEWDGDRLTVHASLQMPNFNISELSDALDLPEDKIRIISRYVGGGFGSKLGLSEEVTAAALAAMELKRPVRVVMSRQQVFQTIMRRSESKQRVRLAADGEGRLIGFGHEARVSNLPDEEFAEPVLQSSVFLYGGENRLMELEVGRIHQMTAGSVRAPGEAIGMPVLEAAMDCLAEEVGIDPVELRLRNIPEKDPSKGLPFTEHELADCLTKGAEAFGWEKGPRKPRQRREGEWWIGTGMASAARVHNVSEAKARVTLNGDGTARVQSDMTDIGTGTYAVLTQIAGEMLGLAPENVLVELGDTDFPRGPGSGGSWGAASIGSAVVIACQSIREKLADKAGIGEDQLDLRDGSLRDGSNRTLQDLLDGEPLSVEGHYEPGDISDDYTASSFGAFFAQVRVNRHTGETRVERMLGAFGFGRVLNAQTARSQCIGGMVWCIGSALTESLLFDPVDGHLANCDLAEYHVPVHRDVPDLEVIMLERNDPAASAVQAKGVGELGMCGGAGAIANAIYNACGARMFEFPMTPDKVLEAMPD; encoded by the coding sequence GTGACAGTGCATTTCAAGCAGGACGAACCCGACACGCGCAATCTGCTGGATCGCGGGTCGCAGGACATCATCGGCAAGGCGCTGTCGCGGCCCGAAGGGCTGGCAAAGGTCACCGGAACCGCGCCCTATGCGGCCGAATACCATGCCGAGGACACGCTGACCGGCGTGCTGGTCACCGCACCCTTCACCAAGGGCACGATCACCGGCATCGACAAGAAAAAAGCGCTCGAGATGGACGGCGTCGTGGCCGTCATCGACGACATGCGCATGACCGTGCGCCCCGCGCAGGGCGGAGCGGGCGAGTCGCCCGAACAGCAGCCATCGCACATCGATTATTTCGGGCAGCCTTTCGCGCTGGTGGTCGCCACCAGTTTCGAAAAGGCCACTCATGCCGCCAAGCACCTGCCGTTCTCCTACGAAGCGGACGACCTGGGCGACATCCCGCTCGACCCGGAGGACATGGAGACCGAGGAGGACGACGGTAATGTACGGGCCGGCGATCTGGCCCACGCGATGGCCACCGCGCCGCATACCGTCGACCTGACCTATGTCACGCACGGCCACGCCAGCGCCGCGATGGAACCGCATGCGGCCCTGGCCGAATGGGACGGCGACAGGCTGACCGTCCACGCATCGCTGCAGATGCCCAATTTCAACATCTCGGAACTGTCCGACGCGCTCGACCTGCCCGAGGACAAGATCCGCATCATCTCCCGCTATGTCGGCGGGGGTTTCGGATCGAAGCTGGGGCTGAGCGAGGAAGTGACCGCCGCCGCCCTTGCGGCCATGGAACTGAAACGCCCGGTCAGGGTGGTGATGAGCCGGCAGCAGGTGTTCCAGACAATCATGCGCCGGTCGGAATCGAAGCAGCGCGTGCGCCTTGCCGCCGATGGCGAGGGCCGCCTGATCGGCTTCGGCCATGAAGCACGCGTGTCGAACCTGCCGGACGAGGAATTTGCCGAGCCGGTGCTGCAGTCCAGCGTGTTCCTTTATGGCGGCGAGAACCGCCTGATGGAGCTGGAAGTTGGCCGCATCCACCAGATGACCGCCGGATCGGTCCGCGCCCCGGGCGAGGCAATCGGCATGCCGGTGCTTGAAGCCGCGATGGACTGCCTGGCCGAGGAGGTGGGCATCGACCCCGTCGAACTGCGCCTGCGCAACATTCCCGAAAAGGATCCCTCCAAGGGCCTGCCGTTTACCGAGCATGAGCTTGCCGATTGCCTGACCAAGGGCGCAGAGGCGTTCGGCTGGGAAAAGGGTCCGCGCAAGCCCCGCCAGCGGCGTGAGGGCGAATGGTGGATCGGTACCGGCATGGCCAGCGCCGCGCGCGTGCACAACGTGTCGGAAGCAAAGGCGCGCGTGACCCTGAACGGTGACGGGACCGCCCGCGTGCAGAGCGACATGACCGATATCGGCACCGGCACCTATGCGGTCCTGACGCAGATCGCGGGCGAAATGCTGGGTCTTGCACCCGAAAACGTGCTGGTCGAACTGGGCGACACCGATTTCCCGCGCGGTCCCGGATCGGGCGGGAGCTGGGGCGCTGCCTCGATCGGTTCGGCAGTGGTCATCGCGTGCCAGTCGATCCGCGAGAAACTGGCCGACAAGGCCGGTATCGGCGAGGACCAGCTCGATCTGCGCGACGGTTCGCTGCGCGACGGTTCGAACCGCACCCTGCAGGATTTGCTGGACGGAGAACCGCTGAGCGTCGAGGGCCATTACGAGCCTGGCGATATTTCGGACGATTACACCGCATCAAGCTTTGGTGCGTTCTTCGCGCAGGTTCGGGTCAACCGCCATACCGGCGAAACCCGCGTCGAGCGGATGCTGGGCGCCTTCGGCTTCGGCCGCGTCCTCAATGCGCAGACCGCGCGGTCGCAATGCATCGGCGGCATGGTGTGGTGCATCGGCAGCGCGCTGACCGAATCGCTGCTGTTCGATCCGGTGGACGGCCATCTGGCCAATTGCGACCTGGCCGAATATCACGTTCCGGTTCACCGCGACGTGCCCGACCTGGAAGTGATAATGCTGGAACGCAACGACCCGGCGGCCAGCGCGGTACAGGCCAAGGGCGTGGGCGAACTGGGCATGTGCGGCGGCGCCGGCGCCATCGCGAACGCGATCTACAACGCCTGCGGAGCGCGCATGTTCGAGTTCCCGATGACCCCGGACAAGGTGCTGGAAGCGATGCCCGACTGA
- a CDS encoding NAD(+) synthase produces MQPGRNRIIADNHPFFDLHTHGFVRVAAATPCVRTADIAFNRDAVLAEARKAHDRQVDLLVFPELCVSSYALDDLVMQDALLDAAEKAVGEIAEASAGLIPLMLVGAPLRRSGRLYNCAVAIHRGRILGAVPKSFLPNYREFYEKRWFAAGRGIAGERIGIGGESIPFGTDLIFADDNRPGFSVFAEICEDFWAPDPPSTRGALAGATILANLSASNITIGKADERHLLCRSQSARTASAYVYSAAGHGESTTDLAWDGQGMIYELGDLLCESERFSLAPELCIADVDCGRILNDRLRLQTFGDAVDAAGRPELAFRTIGFDHRPATGDSGLKRRIRRFPFVPNRQGKLDEDCFEAFNIQVDGLMRRFQATSGDSLVIGVSGGLDSTHALIVAAKVCDRLGLPRTTIRGYTMPGFGTSEGTRSNAWKLMDALGIHAEEIDIRPAAKLMLGDMGHPFARGEDVYDTVFENVQAGLRTDYLFRLAGQHRGFVIGTGDLSELALGWCTYGVGDQMSHYAVNSGVPKTLIQYLIRWTTRTGQFDDATADVLSAILDTEISPELVPAGEDGEVQSTEDTIGPYELNDFFLHHIVRFGQRPSKVAFLAWHAWRNAGKGSWPAEFPAHERREYDLPTITRWLDAFLQRFFAFSQFKRSALPNGPKVSSAGALSPRGDWRAPSDATAQPWLDQLRANVPSGDEG; encoded by the coding sequence ATGCAGCCAGGAAGGAACAGGATCATCGCGGATAACCACCCATTCTTCGACTTGCACACCCATGGTTTCGTGCGGGTCGCCGCGGCCACGCCATGCGTGCGGACGGCGGACATCGCCTTCAACCGCGATGCCGTGCTGGCCGAGGCGCGCAAGGCGCATGACCGGCAGGTCGATCTGCTGGTCTTTCCCGAACTCTGCGTATCCTCCTACGCGCTCGACGATCTGGTGATGCAGGACGCGCTGCTCGATGCAGCGGAAAAGGCGGTGGGAGAAATCGCTGAGGCCAGTGCCGGGCTGATCCCGCTGATGCTGGTAGGGGCGCCGCTGCGTCGTTCGGGGCGGCTTTACAATTGTGCGGTCGCCATTCACCGGGGCCGCATCCTTGGCGCCGTTCCCAAGAGCTTCTTGCCCAATTACCGCGAGTTCTATGAAAAGCGCTGGTTCGCGGCAGGCCGCGGCATCGCGGGCGAGCGGATCGGCATCGGGGGGGAAAGCATCCCCTTCGGCACCGACCTGATCTTCGCCGACGACAACAGGCCGGGCTTCAGCGTCTTCGCCGAGATCTGCGAGGATTTCTGGGCGCCCGATCCGCCATCCACCCGCGGGGCGCTGGCGGGGGCGACCATACTGGCCAATCTGTCGGCATCGAACATCACCATCGGCAAGGCTGACGAACGTCATCTGCTGTGCCGCTCGCAAAGCGCGCGCACCGCTTCGGCCTATGTCTATTCGGCTGCCGGGCACGGCGAAAGCACGACCGATCTCGCCTGGGACGGGCAGGGCATGATCTACGAACTGGGCGACCTGCTTTGCGAGAGCGAGCGTTTCTCGCTGGCGCCAGAGCTGTGCATCGCCGACGTCGATTGCGGCCGTATATTGAACGACCGCCTGCGGCTTCAGACCTTCGGCGACGCGGTCGATGCGGCAGGACGGCCCGAGCTTGCCTTTCGCACGATAGGGTTCGATCACCGGCCCGCGACCGGCGACAGCGGGCTGAAGCGGCGGATCCGCCGTTTTCCCTTCGTCCCCAACCGCCAGGGCAAGCTCGACGAGGATTGCTTCGAGGCGTTCAACATCCAGGTCGACGGCCTGATGCGCCGGTTCCAGGCGACGAGCGGTGACAGCCTGGTCATTGGCGTGTCGGGCGGCCTCGATTCCACCCATGCGCTTATCGTCGCGGCCAAGGTCTGCGACCGGCTGGGCCTGCCGCGCACCACGATCCGCGGCTATACGATGCCGGGCTTCGGCACGTCGGAAGGCACCAGGTCGAACGCCTGGAAGCTGATGGATGCGCTGGGCATCCATGCCGAGGAGATCGACATTCGCCCCGCAGCAAAACTGATGCTTGGCGACATGGGCCACCCCTTTGCGCGGGGCGAGGACGTCTACGACACTGTGTTCGAGAATGTGCAGGCGGGTCTGCGAACCGATTATCTATTCCGCCTTGCCGGCCAGCATCGCGGGTTCGTCATCGGCACCGGCGATTTGTCGGAACTGGCGCTGGGATGGTGCACCTATGGCGTGGGCGACCAGATGAGCCATTACGCGGTCAATTCGGGCGTTCCCAAGACCCTGATCCAGTATTTGATCCGCTGGACCACCCGCACCGGACAGTTCGACGATGCCACCGCCGACGTGCTTAGCGCCATTCTCGATACCGAGATTTCGCCCGAACTCGTCCCCGCGGGCGAGGATGGCGAGGTGCAGAGCACCGAGGACACCATTGGGCCATACGAGCTCAACGATTTCTTCCTGCACCACATCGTCCGTTTCGGGCAGCGGCCGTCCAAGGTCGCGTTCCTGGCCTGGCACGCATGGCGCAATGCCGGGAAGGGCAGCTGGCCCGCCGAGTTTCCCGCCCATGAGCGGCGCGAATACGATCTGCCGACCATCACCCGCTGGCTGGACGCGTTCCTGCAGCGCTTCTTCGCGTTCAGCCAGTTCAAGCGATCCGCTCTGCCGAACGGGCCGAAGGTGTCGTCGGCAGGGGCGCTCAGCCCGCGGGGCGACTGGCGCGCGCCATCCGATGCGACGGCGCAGCCATGGCTGGACCAATTGCGCGCGAATGTGCCGTCTGGGGACGAAGGTTAG